CGAAAGTCCTGCATAGCGAGCCAACAAGTGCGGATGGTACACGCGCCGCTGACCCCATGGCACTTACACtccagtttcatgaagcgtTTTACTGCCTccagaaaagaaaagaagagaCACATAAAACTATTATTAATATCTGACTGTATGAAAACTATTTTTAATCCGTTACCTGAATTTTAATTACCAATAAATTTAACGGCAAATTTTAAAGCATCTCCATTAATTCTGAACAGATTTTCGGAAGTGTACAGCTAGTCTAGTTGAAGTTATTGTACGCATATTTTTTCCTGAACAGCCTTGAATACTATATGTATTTGGAAACCTGCATctgatgtatgtatttatgtatttgtttgtttggtgttttacgccgttctcatgaatatcagctttatggtgggaggaaaccggtcaaagtccaggggaaacacacgactcTCCGCAAGATACTAACAAACCTTCCCgtgtatgaccggagaggaagttagtATGAGCCGGGATAAGGGATAAAGCGATACACTTATATTTCTTCTGCCCAAAGGCCGGGGTTTATTGGGAGCTGTTATATGGACCaatacttatatacatgtatctctatcCTATGTATGTAAGCCACATATGATATAACATACCCTCCTTCCTGCTCTGTTATTGTGTAGATTCATCAATGCCCTTGCATCTCGAACTCTTTTTTCTTTGGCATCGATAAACATTCTGGAAAATTTTGTCCCATATCGCACGTTGTCACTGCATCCTCCCCAGGCAAAATCACCCCTACGGTCTCGTGCTTTGCCGCGTTTCGTTGGGTCGCACGCACAGTTCATCAGTTCGCCGTTGCTGCAGGCCCGCGTAATGGCGTGAACAACTCCCGCAGATAAAATGGAGTACACAAACGTCGCTTCTCTACTACCTGTTATAAAATGAACGCAGTGGATTAAAAGTGAATTACACAGCCaagaaacaaaactgaacatagTAAAATGGTATTCTGTCACGCCTTATCTGAGGAAGAACCAGAATATCTGCTTGGTTTAACCACTTGGAAAAATGGAATCATTCGTTACGACCATTGTTATAAAGAGATATTTGTGATCACTGCCCATTCAGAAATTATTACGAAAccataaaacaataaatgttaaCTGCCATCTAAAAAGTGTCATCTTTCAGACCATGGTTATGTATAGAGAATCGTTCATTAATTTGTTACGATTACGACTAATGAGAAAGGAAACTTCCTTGCTACAAAACCCGTTCTCTGTTAAGATATACTGGTATAAACGATATTTAGCacgattttgatgaaaatcgGTCGAAAATCTGAATGTCTGAAAGTCATCATGTAAGTACATTATTAGTTGACTATTCCGATATATACCAATATCAAGATTATTTTTCCTATTGATTTTGGAAGTATTGTTTATAAATCATTTagccattttttatatatttatatatagcgCACATATAGTAAACATGTGTGGCGCCTACACGCATGCACTAATCTATCCTTGTGCTAATCCGATTCAAATCAGAACAGGCTGACTCAGTCTATTGCTGGTGAAAACCGCTGACAGAGACGAGTTATATGTCACgattatattttacattatagCATAAACATGCGCATAAATGCACCCTTTGTAAAATGACGCTGATGTGTGCTATTGGGAGTATGAATGCCGGAAAATGAAGCTATCACGTCTTGCGCATATGGGGATATAACGAGAGAAATGTGTCCTCTATGAAATTACACTATCTATACGCATGAATGAAACCCAACACAAGGCGTTTTGTGATATTCCAGGCTAGCGCAAGAAACCTGTTAAAGGTTAAGGAAAATTTATGATGTTCCGTGTGGCAATAAAACTACTGTTACACACACCCACTTGGAATTCATAAGATTCGGAAATTTGTTATTCCTAACAGTTGATAAACCGTTTTGATTTATGGAAGCTGTTTCTGGGAGAAAACCGAAGGTTGTTGCCCCAGACAACTATTCCTCTCACGGAATCCAGCCATGTACAGAAACGCGAGTTTGTCGTATGAGAAACCCATGAGAACCGAGTTGGCTCTCTTACaatctacacatgtatacagccgTTCATATCCATGCAGTCAAATGCCGAACTGACATTAGTTTCTCGTGGTGTCTTGTCGTCTAAGGACACTACTAAATTAGCGAATGCCTTGGAGTCATTACAAGTTTCAACAGCTGTGTATTGTGACAAAAACAGCACCACTAGGGttataaataacacagttcGCTAAACTACACCAGCAAAGAAAGCTTATGTATCATAGGTACTTTTGTCCACCATTATTCCAATGGATAACGGATAAGTTTCGTTTTGACTTCACAGAGCAACATTAGTATATAAACTACAAACTCCAGAAACATATCGTGGTATCTTGACTACCTTGACGTGGAGCCTAGCTGACACAACCGATTTCAATTCGGCCAATACACTCAAACTATTtgttcaaatataaaaatatgttctTTACATAAACAAAGCCTCTTACagcacaaaatatataaatagtgaTTCAGACAGATATATCATGTAATTAAAttcttaaaatacattttcctGGAAGTTCTGCATGAGTTTGCCTTAGCAAAATGCATAAgctactatacatgtattttcaacgGTAGGGATAGGGCCAGTCGGCATTTTTACACACACTGACACtaaatgttcatttatatatatatatatatatatatatatatatatatatatatatatatatatatatatatatatatatgtacagggcATAGGTTGCGCAGAATTGGAGGATTCATATAGTCGCCAGTGAGCTTCAGTCCTTTACCTAGAAGGTTGTATATGTTCAAATCCCGCTTTCTCTGCTTCAGTGCACGCGCGTTGCGCTGGAAAGTACGCATTGAGGTGTGATCGTTTCACAccaacaccaaccaaataaataaataaatcaataatgttTTACGAATGACCTTGAGGACGAATAGCAAAGTGGGATGTATTTTGCCTATAAGCAAAATTCATATCAACTTTATTCATATCAActgtgcctctggaaaaggtGCTACGTAATTTATACATCAACAAAGTATATGCCGTCAAAGAGAAAATGGCCTTTTGTGAAGGATGAATTTGTCTAAATCTGGGTCTCATAGTTACAAACGAAAACAGCTAATAACATGCAATAAACAACTTGATGATGGGACAAATCATCTGGCTGAGTAAGTTTATCGATATAATATTGAAGCCAAGACTGAAATAGTTTAACTGATAattgtttttctatttatttgaacatttatctgaaaccatgaaacatatatataagtatCCATCCTCTTCAACTTCTGAaggaagatatatatatatatttatctatgaAATCATTAACGTATATACTGCAAATATCGAAACTGTCATATGTATATACCAAGATATGAACATATACTGATCAACTTTCATTTTGATCCATTTTCCAGCTGTTAAATATGTGTTCAAAAATCTGAATATACCAAAATCAATTTTGCCTGATCCAAACATCCATTGGTGCAGGCCTGTGTTTCAATGCAAATGCATAAGCCCGTTGCCGGTGTTGAATGTAACACGAAATTAGTGTTACGCTATATCTATACATGAACTAGCATGCAGTGCACCTATCACATGTAGAATACCACAACCGATCTGTGGGGTTACAGAGAATGGTATTGGTAAATGGCAAACGGTATATGCAGAGGTATCTGTTAATATGCATGTTCCTCAACATATCAAATCtgaaaagtatatgtataagtaACAAAAGTATTAATCTATCTGTGcatcgaaatagacattcgtatatatcagccatcaaccaaaaagGACGTCCCTGGTCAATTATCGCCAAAATCTCTAAGTCACTTCTACAAACTATGACATACAGAACTGTCTTTTAGGGAAATCTCATGGCATGTATTATGTCATAGCTGTTTTGGTTACATGTTGGGTAGAAACGATGCCCACTGCATACTTTAACATCATTTCATGTAATCTTCTGAAGAGAAAACGTCTTTGATCCCGCTCCATGCATTAGAACGTTAAATAACTCTCTGGAAAATCGGGTATATAGTTCCGTCTGTCTACTTGTGCAGGCACATGCATGCCACACACACCGCAATTACTTTCCTAATTAAAACGGGCGatttcaaatgttaaaataactATTAAAGGGCTCTTTTGGCATCTGTTTGAGGTCTTGTGATGAAAAGAAAGGGGTCTCACTGCTCGACAGAGACAGTAAGATTGGGTTTTGTCTCGCCTTACCCATGCGACACTTCACTTTGGCGATCTCTTCTTGTTTGTGTGATGTACCCACTTGGTATTGTCCCCGTGTCTCTGAAGTATTATACGACCGCTTGATCCAGAGAAATGAGCAAATTAACCGCTCTCTTTGTACGTGGATTTATCAGGCGTGAATCTATATAGGGCATCGGAAATGGATGCAGATCTAAATCTTCGTACTTTACAAGTTCCAGTCTTGGCAGAAACCACGCAAGAGCCGACTCATGACGTGTAATAAAAAGCGAAAACAATATCCCTTTTCCCCCTTCCTTTAACTGAATAGCGATGAATGAATTTTTGTCTAAATTGCTGAATGTAGatatcatgaaaataattttaaagaaatcaagAAGATAACATTTTAAAAGTCGATATTGTTAAGAAATAGGTTTAAGATATATATGTTACGAATGTATGACAGAAAGTTTAGATACGTATACGTTAAGCCTTTTTTATATATCTCCTTACTTGCCGCTGATGTTGGTTTATAGACCTATACTCGCTACTTACAAGTTGCCTCTTTTCATGTTCTTTATGTCGAAGTACAAGCCATTCCtatcatgtttttcttttcattaaatatattttatatatactgaaagAAGCCATACATCAACACATTAGCGGGAAATGGGGAACGGTTACGGAAATCCAAAACTGTACCAGAAATACAAGCTTTCGTTACTTCATGGCCTAGCCGCTGGTCTCATGCACCATAAATCAGAGAGTGATTTACCAGCGCGTCTTGTCGGGCTTGTCGTGACGACTTAACCAATGAGTACCGAGATAAGCGACCGCCACCGCATAAATCTATGGTAGAACGACATCACAGATTTGAGCAGATAGTGTAATGGACTAAGAAGATATATTATTATTCCCATTATCTCGCCTTAGGTTAAACTAACACACTTACTTTATGTCCTTTCCGTCTGCAGTTAATGTCAAATTAGCTTAATGTATGTATCGACTATACCGCATGGCATTACTTAACTAAGAAAACCTGTTGAATTGTACGAGTACTTATAGGCCTGTGTGCTTTTGTTCCCTCTCGCATAGCCTGCGCACGCAAATGTACACACTATAACTCTATGTCCTCCTTTCAAGTTACACTGTACTGAGGTcgtcatacatatacaaactCAATTACATTTCAATAATCGGATGTTTATACTGTAAtattatattcaacatttcattataaatatAAGCCATAATTTATAACACCATAATTCAATTGCAATTCTAACCTACCGTATCAAAAGAATCACAACAGAGGCGAAAGTTTCAAAAATAACGGACAAGATAAACATCATCTCATATAGAAATTTACATCGGGTATTCTCATatacgacatacatgtacaatgcgcTATCATTTACCTACAATATGAATTTATTACCATTTTTGTGTCCATAATCTACTAAGTTTCAGTGCGCCAATAATACCAGTTTACTTGGTGCAAAACTTACGctggaaaaataaaacattgaaataaaaGATTCAATGGAATTACTACCACAACACTGCCAGTATAGCTTGTACACACGTCTCTGGTTAATGACGGGTTCTCTTAATATCTGTTGCATGCAATTAATTATTTTCCACCCCCACCTCTAACCACTAATATCCCCAAATCTGACATGTCCATCTCCTGCGAGTGACATTGGCTATGTTCCATTGTTTATCAACAAATTAAATCACTTCATGGGGAAGCTCACCTTTCAGAATAATTTTCCCGAACACTGAAGCGTCTCTGTCGAGGGTAGAACAGTTCCATCTTTGATTTGCAAACCGATACTGGCATTCTTTAATACCCAGCTTGGCCCCTTCGCCCAGACTGATCATCACATCAGGGTGGGCGTGACAcagctttctctgacgtccgatGAGCCCTGGAATGTTGTCACACAGCACCCGAGCCCCTACCGCATGGAGGGGCAGTTGGCTGATGAACCTAGAAAGGGTAAATAAACAGTGTAGGTAACCCAGTCTCTTTAGGCAAAAGGTGTAAGTAACAACTTCAAACGACGGCCTGTCCAGTGGCCTCTATTGAAGTGTCTATGAACACAACAAGTGTCCTCTCCCTTAACGAAGAACACCCGGCCTGTTAATGCATAGTCCCCAGTCCTCgataatcatttatttactgtCTTGCCAAGCAAACCACTTGTGTCTCAAACAGATGTGACATAGGTCACTACATGAGCGTCTCTGATTGTGTCCGTTATAATGTGACCCAATGTGGTATTTCTGCGCTTCCTGGAAGGCCTTAACTACATGGTGACAATATGTAGGgtatattttgtgtataaattCAAAAAACGAATGACATACATGATATATCCTGTGCATGTGTACATCATGTAGATTTTGAAGATTCAACAAATAATTGTGTAAATAgggaaacatatatatatatatatatatatatatatatatatatatatatatatatatatataaaccgtTATATAACGATTCTGcttgacaaaatacaaaatgataACAAGAGTTTATTCTATTAACTAAATTAATTATGTGAATAATTTTGTAGGAAATACTAAAAAAGTGTTACTTTTatactgtaatattttcatGGTTTGAATCTCGGCCTGCTCGGTATATGTGCGTTGCTGATTTAGTGTCATCTGGCACACGTGTCTATCAGTCAAATTTAGAATAGCACCAAGAATTTATCATCTTCATTCGAGATAAAATTCTTCTCATCAACTaatcaatgtttaaaaataacgaGATTAAAATGTTGACACTTACCACCACGTTGAGCCAACTTTAGAAAAACACTGGCAATACCACGTCAAGAAAAGCCCAAAGAGAAACCTTCCAAATACGTTAGCCATAGCGACTGCTCCATTTGATGCCTACCATATCGTATACACTACTGAACGACATCTCGAAAATCCTTGAGAGAGCTATATacttccccctcccccaccaaaTATGGGGTACGAAGGCGGCGGACTCGGAAGACGATTGGCTCCCACGTGAGATCAAAGGTTAGCTCGGCTATAAGATGGAAGCCCAAGGGGAAAACAGTTCAGTCTCGGACCATTTAACAAGAGGCTATACCCTTAAAGTCGTCCTGGAAGCGTTTATGTTTTTGTCAACCTCCAGAGAGGGATCGGCCTAACTGGCGAGACTGCTGAGTGTACAGAGTTGGAACTACAACAAATGACATCAAATAGAAAACTGTATTATCTCTTCACAGGACAGCCAAGCACGACTCGGCATTAAGATCCGAGCTACCCACAGAAAACTGATGTTCGTGAATATTCTCTGCCTTGCGCATCAAAGCTATGGCCGTGGTTTGAAGCCTGGTTTCCGGCTGGTTTGACAATTGGTTCCGAGGCTCTTGTGAAAGATGTTCACATGAGGGGTATCGGTGGCCAGCACCGCCCACTGCTGGCACAACAGCCTTTTGTGCCATGTAACAAACTAGCCAGTAATTAGCCCCCAGGAGACATGTTTACACGTCCCGTGGCTGCCGGCTATAGAATTAATTCGACCCTGGATACAATATGGAAATTTTAATGTACTGcttaactgaagaaaaaaaaaatgaaaaaaaaatcattttgttaaACGCCAAAGGAAGTTGCATTTACCCTTGTATGGTAGAGAACTGATACTCGCTAGTCCCAAACCCAACCTTTACGACCCAGTGTCGAAATCAAAAGTTTAAAACTGGCACAAAGTTTACAAGGTGTTACcggcaataaataaatacgtttaaAATGACAATTCTTACTTACTCCATAGTATATTACATTGCaacaatgtacacaaaataaaagttttaattaattatCTGCCCAGAAAATGTAAGAATCATGTATCAATTTAATAAAGGCCCCTGGTCACTTTTCACATCGTTTTGTAAATGTGACgcattcagaaaattttaaacaGAAGTCTCATATAACAGAGTCTGTAATCGACCACAAAGACTGTGACAGTTATGGCTCTGACCTTCATCACTTTGGAACAAACATAATTAATGTAGGATTAGTTGTCTAATTTGCCCAGGGACgatttaatgacacaaatttCTTCACACGACTCTGGTTGCTTTTCCTTTGAACTCTTTATAAAGCTTTTGATTTGCACGTAACCGTTTAATATCATTGGTCATCCAGTGCACCTGACCCTCACACCAGGGTGTACGGAGCGTGCACTCAAACATGGCTGGAAACTTCACTAAACTTCACAGATGCAAGGCCTATCGCTATGATGGTCTAAAAGTAAAGTACGGTGGCATTTTACGCGAATTTGCTACCTATTAATTTTAAATGACGTGAAGGCTCAGGTTAACACTCGTACACCATATAACCAGACGCAAAACCGAGGCAAATTCAAACGTCTGTTTTATCAGGAATATTCTTATTTTCCTTAATTCTCATATAATAGGAAGTGCCTGAAATACATCAGCATACGTGTTCAAGGGTCAAGAGGTACGCTTTTATATATAAGTGGTATCAAATAGTATACAGTATTGCTCAGAATGTGTTCCACCTGGAGAAATTGAAATGTGGTTGTCGATTGAATTACGTAACCGCCTTTCCCGGGTACTTCAATATTACagtattactttatttttttcttttttattgttattattttttttttggccatttCTTTCAATAAGGGTAAATACTTTCAGTACTTTTACTCCCCATCATCACCtacataacataaaacaaatcCTTATTATTTCGACCCAACTTCATGTTTGTTTCCACTTAGCCCAAAGACGCCTAGGAGCTTAGAGGTATCAGTTCGTTAATTTATCAGTCCGTCTACCCATATCTTTACTTTATCTTCATATGCTTCTAGCCAGGATTACCAAACTTGTAGTCTACCACATGTTCACTTATGGATTAAGAAGAGCCCGATTCATTTTCTTTGACCTTAGTCAACGTTTTGAAGGTCATTTGGTTCCTTTAAGCCACATTTTGTAACAATATTTTATACCTGACATTTCTTGAACTCTCTCTTGAGGAATTTTTACCAAACTTTATACCATATGTACTCCATCATTGAGCCTGTACCTCCTTTACCTTGTATACAAACTATCTCGGCTTGCAAAATGCAATTCGAGGATTTTTAGTGCGCTTCACGGTACTTACTTTGTTGCCAATAACCTCTTAATAAACGATTTTACTTAAACGACTAAATTAACATGTAAACAGGATGTTTGATGATAAATAAGTCAAAGCATTCCGCTATAGATCATCCATTACACATTGCAGTCTTATAGCGTCTCCCTCTACTTCAATTAACAGTTACAACGCTGTTCACAGTTTTCTTATCTATCGAACAGGGAGAATGAAGAGGAGGAAAGGTAGAAAGACGGACAGGAAATGGGAAAGCCTACCCCATTTACAAAGCGTGGGTGGAGGAGGGTGGGGGGACCCCGGTTAATGTGCTGGGGTAGTTTACTCCCCCGCCTCCCACCACCCCAACTCCACCCACATTCGACACCGCTGGTAGGATaggaaatatatgtaaacatcGACAAATATGTGaagttatattattttaaaGTTAGTCTCGTTTTTACAgataacatgaacatgtactcaAATTTACATGGAGaatgtttaaattcatttatttcctttcGTTCATATTTCTGCAAAGCCGTTTAGAATGCAATGACTCCGTCTGTCGGTACCCTAAAAGATGGAAGACAACTTGTTCATGGAAACATAGGGTAGCGAAGCCTAATCCGGGGCCCATATATGATGCCTCTGAAACCTCGACTAATATGCTGGGATAGTCGCCCGGCGAGCCCACAATCACCATCCACCCACGCACACATTTTAGTTTCCTTCCCATGCCAGTGATAGTTTGAAAAATGAACTGAACTGATACCAGTCCTTGGGATCTGTAATATTATACCATATAATCAAGTTTTAATGCGTAAGTTAGTTAATCAAAGATGGCATATAACAGAATATGAATCCAACCCTCAGCTCAATACGTCCAAGGTTATCTTGTCCTACACGCACTAAATACTCCTCACCATTCACTGTTATGAACTCTGTACCTTTCACTGTGATCCAAACAGTTCTTAATCATTCCAGTATGTTGTACAACATGTCTGTTTTAGCACCAACTGCGCATCAAGTCGAACCCAGGCTATTTTATAGTTAGGAAATGGATCAAAGGCTTGCCCGCGGGGCGAAACGGTGCCCCCATACGAGCGAGCCACGAGCGGACCTTGGGTGGTTCACACCATCAAAGCCGGGTAAGAATGCGCGAGGTCAAACTACAGGACACTCACCTGAATGATCATAATCACACAAACGTCAATTTATCAAAACCCGCCTTCTTTTACACATGGGTACCGAGAGTCGCTTTCCGGATGCAGTGAAAATGAGTTataatttgttgtcattttcaggTTGTTTTACCTTCGTTATCGCTTCTTTCTGTCAGAAAACGACCTACTTTTACTTGGGAATAagcttcattttctttgtaaaacaTGCAATAGGCTTCGTGAAGGGCAATTTGCtggtgtgaaaaaaatatatcaatctCAAATTATCTCGATAAGAAatctgtgctgtcatcacagcAGTATTCTGTCATGCTGGTGGAGCGCCACCATTGGTTCTGTTGGTGCTGTGTCATCATTATGTCTTATATTTATGTTATGCCATAATTTGTCCCATTGGTGCCCTTCCTTCCTTCTGTCCTATTTCTGCTGTGCCATCATTGGTCCTATAGTAGTCCTCTTTCGTCATTCTGTCGTATGCCATTATGCTGTATGCTACTGGTTGACTGCTGCCATTTCGACCATTTCGTTCTGTGACATTATACTGCCCTATTTGTGATGTCTATTCATTTTGTCCCATTGGTGCTTTGCGCTGGTTTTAATCCCGTGTCTTCATTTTGTCCTGTTGGTGCGCCATCATCATTTTGTCTCATATATACAGTGTCATCACGTTGTTAATACTTAAATGGAACAACGTTCTTCTGCTGTGACACACAACGCTGTTCATATGATGCTGTGTGATCATTCCTTACTATTTGTAGCACGTACTATATTATACTCATTCTGGCCTGACCGTGAGGTGTTGTCATTCGGCCCCGACGATTCTACGTTATCCTTTGACCCTAACGATGCTGTGGTGTCAAGTCGCCTTAGACTACATGCAGGTCCTGTGTTACCACTGAGTCCTGGTAACATGAATGCTGTCTTGACTGAAGCGTTGGTATTATATACCAAGCAGTTTGAGCTCTTTTCGGTGGCCCGTCCCTCAGGCAGACATTGCGCGACAGTGGCTGGGGGAAAAGCCTATTACACGGTTAGTTTGCTTTCTAAGCGCGAACATGATCTGTGCGACAAGAACCTTGTCCAAGCAGTTAAACCAAAACGCACCCGTCGGCATTCGTCAACGCTATATAGCTGTCAGAAGAACATATATGTAGGATACCTCTACATACGCCACCACAACTTCCAGAACAGTCTTCATCGTCCGTCGTGTACAACTCCATCTCTGCGGATGCATTCTTAGCTCGCCGAAACTTAGGCCACTGCTATGTCCTCCGGCAGCATTTATCTGCATTAAACTGCACaaataaaatgatgacattAAAACACAGGTCACACGTCCTGTCACATGTCAATCGGTATTTGAGAATGTAAGGgatgtcttttattttttttttatatttgtaatatcTTGTAAACCATTTTTCAAGGCAATATCATATTCAACTCCACAGCTATGTACCGTCACTATAGCAACTCACTATTATTTAGTCGTTTATGTTTAGCCTAGGTTTATATGTTATACTAAGCATGAAAAATTACGTTCTGTTAAATTGGAGAATGCTCTCCAAAT
Above is a window of Liolophura sinensis isolate JHLJ2023 chromosome 7, CUHK_Ljap_v2, whole genome shotgun sequence DNA encoding:
- the LOC135471561 gene encoding protein Wnt-2b-like, giving the protein MISLGEGAKLGIKECQYRFANQRWNCSTLDRDASVFGKIILKGSREATFVYSILSAGVVHAITRACSNGELMNCACDPTKRGKARDRRGDFAWGGCSDNVRYGTKFSRMFIDAKEKRVRDARALMNLHNNRAGRRAVKRFMKLECKCHGVSGACTIRTCWLAMQDFRRVGHYLKTKYNGATQVMMNQAGTGLIVANKNHKRPTRSDLVYLEASPDYCQRNLQRGSLGTADRRCNKSSRGTDGCDIMCCGRGYNTKTVKQTSKCECKFHWCCFVKCKTCMEWVDIHTCKGGDEYPNN